In the Solibacillus sp. FSL K6-1523 genome, one interval contains:
- a CDS encoding adenosylcobinamide-GDP ribazoletransferase: protein MNKLKNSTIGFLLAWQFFSAIPVKKSFEMNAKTVTWMYAFLPILGLLMGGIYATTAYGLFTYSDISPLLLAIILVVGMIVVTGGLHLDGWIDMSDAYFSYGDKEKRLAILDDPRTGAFGVISVMCLLLLKIGFVYEAIVQGNLAIIPFLLCIPFLARIGVLTVFLTTETSKQTGLAAYFKGIIIKKQLAISVVLLCVGYIVICIALADYHMVFLVVALLIGVFLYRKWIVKNFGGVSGDLLGAHCEGMEVFLWLVVLLFI from the coding sequence GTGAACAAGTTGAAAAATAGTACAATTGGATTTTTATTAGCGTGGCAATTTTTCTCGGCTATTCCCGTGAAAAAATCGTTTGAGATGAACGCAAAAACCGTTACATGGATGTATGCCTTTTTACCGATACTTGGATTACTAATGGGCGGCATATATGCGACAACGGCTTATGGATTATTTACATATAGCGATATTTCACCGTTATTATTAGCAATCATTCTCGTTGTCGGGATGATTGTAGTGACAGGTGGCTTACATTTAGACGGCTGGATTGATATGAGTGATGCTTATTTTTCATACGGAGATAAAGAAAAGCGTTTAGCCATTTTAGATGACCCGCGAACAGGTGCGTTTGGTGTCATTAGTGTCATGTGCTTACTATTATTGAAAATAGGCTTTGTTTACGAGGCGATTGTGCAAGGAAACTTAGCGATTATTCCATTTTTATTATGCATACCATTTCTTGCGCGGATTGGTGTGTTAACTGTATTTTTAACAACTGAAACGTCAAAACAAACGGGACTAGCAGCCTATTTTAAAGGGATTATTATAAAAAAGCAGCTTGCCATCAGTGTCGTGCTTTTATGTGTGGGCTACATCGTTATTTGTATTGCGCTTGCAGACTATCATATGGTGTTCCTTGTGGTGGCTCTGCTTATAGGAGTGTTCCTGTACCGCAAGTGGATTGTAAAAAACTTTGGCGGTGTGAGTGGCGATTTACTCGGCGCACATTGTGAAGGGATGGAGGTATTTTTATGGCTCGTGGTGTTACTATTCATTTAA
- a CDS encoding flotillin family protein: protein MNSLFIVIGVVVFLVLAIVAVYVTKYRTAGPDEALIVTGSYLGSKNVHTDESGNRIKIIRGGGAFIYPVFQQAQPLSLLSSKLDVTTPEVYTEQGVPVMADGTAIIKIGGSISEIATAAEQFLGKAKQEREAEAREVLEGHLRSILGSMTVEEIYKNRDKFSQEVQRVASQDLAKMGLIIVSFTIKDVRDKNGYLESLGKPRIAQVKRDADIATAEADKETRIKRAQAAQEAQQAELARATEIAEAEKDNQLKVAEYRREQDIAKARADQAYELESARAKQEVTEQEMQVQIIERQKQIELEEREILRREKQYDSEVKKKADAERYAVEQRASAEKMKQFAEADAEKYRVETQAQAQAERIRLDGIAKADAERAQGTAEAEIIRLRGLAEAEAKQKIAEAFEQYGQAAILDMVVKMMPEYAKEIASPLANIDKLTVIDTGSGEGGGGANKVTSYATNLMSTLQETLKETSGLDVKELIESYAGKHTLRPELEQIAMGLEKKHTPVTVDEEVKETVEQ from the coding sequence ATGAATAGTTTATTTATCGTAATTGGCGTTGTCGTATTTTTAGTTTTAGCAATCGTTGCCGTTTATGTAACAAAATATCGTACTGCAGGACCAGATGAGGCATTAATCGTGACAGGAAGCTATTTAGGTTCCAAAAATGTACATACCGACGAATCCGGTAACCGCATTAAAATTATTCGCGGTGGTGGTGCATTCATTTATCCTGTGTTCCAACAAGCACAACCATTAAGTTTACTATCTAGTAAGCTCGATGTGACAACTCCTGAAGTGTATACAGAACAAGGCGTTCCGGTAATGGCAGATGGAACAGCCATTATTAAAATTGGTGGCTCCATCTCTGAAATTGCTACTGCTGCTGAACAATTTTTAGGAAAAGCAAAACAAGAACGTGAAGCTGAAGCACGCGAAGTATTAGAAGGTCACCTACGTTCGATTTTAGGTTCAATGACAGTGGAGGAAATTTACAAAAACCGCGATAAATTCTCTCAGGAAGTACAACGCGTTGCATCTCAAGATTTAGCAAAAATGGGCTTAATTATCGTTTCCTTTACAATTAAAGATGTGCGCGATAAAAATGGGTACTTAGAATCTCTTGGTAAACCACGTATTGCTCAAGTGAAGCGTGATGCAGATATCGCCACTGCCGAAGCGGATAAAGAAACACGTATTAAACGCGCTCAAGCTGCTCAAGAAGCGCAACAAGCTGAGTTAGCACGCGCTACTGAAATTGCTGAGGCAGAAAAAGATAACCAATTAAAAGTTGCCGAATACCGACGCGAGCAAGATATCGCTAAAGCACGAGCGGACCAAGCGTATGAACTTGAATCAGCACGTGCGAAACAGGAAGTAACCGAGCAAGAAATGCAAGTTCAAATTATAGAACGCCAAAAGCAAATTGAACTTGAAGAACGTGAAATTTTACGTCGTGAAAAGCAATATGATTCTGAAGTGAAGAAAAAAGCGGATGCGGAGCGCTATGCTGTTGAACAACGTGCCAGCGCGGAAAAAATGAAGCAATTTGCGGAAGCTGATGCGGAAAAATACCGCGTTGAGACACAAGCACAAGCACAGGCAGAGCGCATTCGTTTAGATGGTATTGCTAAAGCGGATGCCGAACGCGCACAAGGTACTGCGGAAGCAGAAATTATTCGCCTACGTGGTCTTGCAGAAGCCGAAGCGAAACAAAAAATTGCCGAAGCATTCGAGCAATACGGTCAAGCAGCGATTTTAGATATGGTTGTGAAGATGATGCCTGAATATGCAAAAGAAATTGCTAGTCCACTTGCGAATATCGATAAGCTTACAGTAATTGATACAGGTAGTGGTGAAGGCGGTGGCGGTGCCAATAAAGTGACATCATATGCAACGAACCTCATGTCAACTTTGCAAGAAACACTGAAAGAAACATCTGGGCTTGATGTAAAAGAGCTAATTGAAAGTTATGCAGGTAAACATACGCTACGTCCGGAACTAGAGCAAATTGCTATGGGTCTTGAGAAAAAGCACACACCTGTAACAGTTGATGAAGAAGTAAAAGAAACAGTCGAGCAATAG
- a CDS encoding pentapeptide repeat-containing protein — protein MSTQKLKNLRADCGNCFGLCCVALPYAKSADFAFNKDSGTPCKNLNADYRCNIHQKLRIEGFRGCTVYECFGAGQKVSKITYKQNSWRNNLDIANEMFDVFPIMQQLHEMLYYLDEALHLKEAQPLYKDLQEAIAQTEQLTNLSPQQLLQLNIKAHRDGINQLLLQTSERVRANVKNNKNPAKHMTRTDFIGAKLKGMDLRGMNLRGALLIAADLRNSDMRIADFIGADLRDANLSGANLLGSIFLTQAQINAANGDRNTVLPPHFSVPEHW, from the coding sequence GTGTCTACTCAAAAATTAAAAAACTTACGCGCTGATTGTGGCAATTGTTTCGGTTTATGTTGTGTCGCCCTCCCCTATGCTAAGTCTGCTGATTTTGCTTTTAATAAGGACAGTGGGACACCTTGTAAAAACTTAAACGCCGATTATCGTTGCAATATCCATCAAAAATTAAGAATAGAAGGCTTTCGAGGATGCACTGTATATGAATGCTTTGGCGCCGGTCAAAAGGTTTCCAAAATAACGTACAAGCAAAACAGTTGGCGAAATAATCTGGATATTGCAAACGAAATGTTTGATGTATTTCCTATTATGCAACAGTTACATGAAATGCTTTACTACTTAGATGAAGCACTTCATTTGAAAGAAGCGCAGCCGCTGTACAAAGATTTACAAGAAGCGATTGCACAAACCGAACAGCTTACAAATTTAAGTCCACAGCAGCTCTTACAGCTTAATATTAAAGCTCATAGAGATGGAATTAATCAATTGCTTTTACAAACAAGTGAGCGCGTTCGGGCAAATGTTAAAAACAATAAAAATCCTGCTAAACATATGACGCGAACAGACTTTATCGGGGCTAAATTAAAAGGAATGGACCTTAGAGGGATGAATTTAAGGGGTGCATTACTTATAGCCGCTGACCTCCGAAATAGCGATATGAGAATAGCAGATTTTATCGGGGCGGATTTACGCGACGCGAATTTAAGTGGGGCTAATCTGTTAGGTAGTATTTTTCTCACGCAAGCACAAATAAACGCCGCTAATGGCGACCGGAATACCGTATTACCTCCTCATTTTAGCGTACCTGAACATTGGTGA
- a CDS encoding ABC transporter substrate-binding protein: protein MKIKMKWVAPLAAALLLTACGVDEKTASQPKGEVNQEQQGSNTNESYKVIDDRGVEVTFDAVPETVVSLQPSNTEILFELGVGDKIIGATDYDSYPEAAQKIERVSTSTVINAERIVELNPDVVVAYTVGDEAQINQLEDAGLKVFVIESAAQFEDVYSDIIQLSEVMGVKPTGEQIVKDIQTQIKEVQDRTATIATKKKVYYEISPAPDLWTTGNETFQQEIMDAAGVENIFADQKSWISVAEEDVILRNPEIIITTTNYIDDPIGEIMGRAGWDKISALTNKQVFLVDGDIMSRPAPRIGQAVQIMAETVYPELFN from the coding sequence ATGAAAATTAAAATGAAATGGGTTGCACCACTCGCAGCCGCGCTTTTACTAACAGCATGTGGAGTGGATGAAAAAACAGCGAGCCAGCCAAAAGGCGAAGTAAATCAAGAACAGCAAGGATCTAATACGAATGAATCTTATAAAGTTATTGATGATCGTGGTGTAGAAGTGACATTTGATGCTGTACCTGAAACAGTTGTGTCATTACAACCAAGCAATACTGAAATTTTATTTGAATTAGGTGTAGGAGATAAAATTATCGGTGCAACAGATTATGATAGTTACCCAGAAGCTGCCCAAAAGATTGAGCGTGTTTCAACATCTACTGTTATTAATGCAGAACGTATTGTAGAATTAAACCCGGACGTTGTAGTTGCCTATACAGTTGGTGATGAAGCACAAATTAATCAGCTAGAAGATGCTGGATTAAAAGTATTTGTTATCGAATCGGCTGCTCAATTTGAGGATGTATATTCAGATATTATTCAATTATCAGAAGTAATGGGTGTGAAGCCAACTGGTGAACAAATCGTCAAAGATATTCAAACTCAAATTAAAGAAGTACAAGATAGAACAGCTACAATCGCAACAAAGAAAAAAGTATATTACGAAATTTCACCTGCACCAGATCTTTGGACAACAGGTAATGAAACATTCCAACAAGAAATAATGGATGCAGCAGGTGTCGAAAATATTTTTGCAGATCAAAAAAGCTGGATAAGTGTTGCTGAGGAAGATGTTATCCTACGTAATCCCGAAATCATTATTACAACGACGAATTATATAGACGATCCAATCGGTGAAATTATGGGACGCGCTGGCTGGGATAAAATTAGTGCATTGACGAATAAACAAGTGTTTTTAGTTGATGGAGATATTATGTCTCGTCCAGCACCACGAATAGGTCAAGCTGTTCAAATCATGGCAGAAACAGTCTATCCAGAGCTATTTAACTAG
- a CDS encoding branched-chain amino acid aminotransferase, which yields MTTYQITTELTANKKDKIEADQLGFGQVFTDHMFVMDYEEGKGWHNAKISPYQPLELSPAAMVFHYGQAVFEGLKAYATASGEIHLFRPDRNFKRLNASNDRLCIPKIDEEFALEALKELIRVDRDWIPTAPGTSLYIRPFIIAIEPYLGVNPSKHYKFIIIMSPVGSYYKEGINPVKILVEQHYVRAVVGGTGEAKTAGNYASSLKGSEIASQQGYSQTLWLDGKENKYVEEVGSMNIFFKIAGKVITPALNGSILSGITRDSMINVLKSKNIPIEERAIEFAEIVEAAKNGTLEEAFGTGTAAVISPVGEFKWLDEILTINDGQIGEVTQMLYDTLTSIQYGTMEDPFGWTIKL from the coding sequence ATGACGACATACCAAATTACAACAGAGCTAACAGCCAATAAAAAAGACAAAATCGAAGCCGATCAGCTCGGTTTCGGACAAGTGTTTACAGATCATATGTTTGTGATGGATTATGAAGAGGGCAAGGGCTGGCACAATGCAAAAATTTCACCTTATCAGCCGCTAGAATTAAGCCCAGCTGCTATGGTATTCCATTACGGCCAAGCGGTATTTGAAGGATTAAAAGCATATGCAACGGCTTCAGGTGAGATTCATTTATTCCGTCCAGATCGTAACTTCAAGCGTTTAAACGCATCCAATGATCGTCTTTGCATTCCTAAAATTGACGAGGAATTTGCATTAGAAGCATTGAAGGAACTCATTCGTGTGGATCGCGATTGGATCCCAACTGCACCAGGCACATCTTTATATATTCGTCCATTTATTATTGCGATAGAGCCTTACTTAGGTGTGAATCCTTCGAAGCACTATAAATTTATTATTATTATGTCACCAGTAGGCTCGTATTATAAAGAGGGCATCAATCCCGTGAAAATTTTAGTGGAACAACACTATGTCCGTGCAGTTGTTGGCGGTACAGGAGAAGCAAAAACGGCAGGAAACTATGCAAGTAGCTTAAAAGGTTCAGAGATTGCTAGTCAGCAAGGTTATTCTCAAACGCTATGGTTAGATGGGAAAGAAAATAAATATGTTGAAGAAGTTGGGAGTATGAACATCTTCTTTAAAATTGCAGGGAAGGTTATTACACCAGCACTTAATGGTAGTATTTTATCTGGGATTACGCGAGATTCGATGATTAACGTATTAAAATCAAAAAATATCCCAATCGAAGAGCGTGCGATTGAGTTTGCTGAAATTGTAGAAGCTGCGAAAAATGGGACATTAGAAGAAGCATTTGGAACGGGTACAGCAGCAGTCATTTCACCAGTAGGAGAATTTAAGTGGCTAGATGAAATCTTAACAATTAATGATGGACAAATCGGTGAAGTAACACAAATGCTTTATGATACATTAACAAGCATCCAATACGGCACAATGGAAGATCCATTTGGTTGGACGATTAAACTATAA
- a CDS encoding bifunctional adenosylcobinamide kinase/adenosylcobinamide-phosphate guanylyltransferase, translating into MYVILGGAYNGKRNYVETMLQKRGNVAVHDIAGEIPDIKAIAEKDIVVISEFETIVQAMLEQREEVVAEQIAKQLCELNKQAQVICICTDMSRGVVPLEKDVRQMRDTCGRIYQKLCQEAETVIRVWYGLPQILKGEINHG; encoded by the coding sequence ATGTACGTTATTCTCGGAGGCGCCTATAACGGTAAACGAAACTATGTAGAAACTATGCTACAAAAACGAGGCAATGTTGCTGTGCATGATATTGCGGGGGAAATTCCAGACATTAAAGCTATTGCAGAAAAGGATATTGTCGTAATTAGTGAGTTTGAAACAATCGTTCAAGCTATGCTAGAGCAACGAGAAGAAGTAGTTGCTGAACAGATTGCCAAGCAGCTATGTGAGCTCAATAAGCAAGCTCAAGTCATTTGCATATGCACGGATATGAGTCGCGGGGTCGTACCACTTGAAAAAGACGTACGGCAAATGCGTGACACATGCGGTAGAATTTATCAAAAACTTTGTCAGGAAGCCGAAACAGTCATACGCGTTTGGTACGGGCTTCCTCAAATATTAAAAGGGGAGATTAATCATGGATAA
- a CDS encoding ECF transporter S component: protein MDKNKLRLMVLTALISAICVIGSFIKVPGPITTAALDSAPAFISAVFLPPLFAGAAGALGHIATGLTSGMPLGIFHVIIAVEMFFIIYIFTVLHRNGFHMSKWIFAVIANGVIAPLPFYFLISAEFYMASIVTLSIATVINVIVAMLVMPVLKMVVQRQGTQI, encoded by the coding sequence ATGGATAAAAATAAATTACGTTTAATGGTGTTAACGGCTTTAATTTCCGCAATTTGTGTAATCGGAAGTTTTATAAAAGTACCTGGACCTATTACAACTGCTGCACTTGATTCCGCACCAGCATTCATTAGTGCTGTTTTCTTACCCCCACTTTTTGCCGGGGCTGCGGGAGCGCTCGGACATATTGCAACAGGTTTGACTTCGGGGATGCCACTTGGGATATTCCACGTTATAATCGCGGTTGAAATGTTTTTCATCATTTATATTTTTACTGTACTACACCGAAATGGTTTTCATATGTCAAAATGGATTTTTGCAGTAATTGCGAACGGGGTTATTGCACCGCTCCCGTTTTATTTTTTAATTTCAGCTGAATTTTACATGGCTTCGATTGTTACACTGTCCATCGCAACAGTCATTAATGTCATAGTTGCTATGCTTGTGATGCCTGTATTAAAAATGGTTGTTCAACGACAAGGTACGCAAATATGA
- a CDS encoding histidine phosphatase family protein, translating to MARGVTIHLIRHEKTQANVERKYIGWTDEPILQEVTAQLPIAPTIIYGSDLLRCQQTAACYFPNVNYIGMQQLRESNFGDFEMHTYEQLKEQSIYRAWIDDPYTVSPPNGESFKAFEQRVLQVFQQLVVQQGAYTFVVHGGVIRLLLSHFGQPQQSFQNTLAKHRVLYTLHWEQLEQFLGGTACTLFSEAPITVNETM from the coding sequence ATGGCTCGTGGTGTTACTATTCATTTAATTCGACATGAAAAAACGCAAGCGAATGTAGAACGAAAATACATCGGTTGGACAGATGAACCGATTTTACAAGAAGTAACGGCACAGTTGCCCATTGCACCAACTATCATCTATGGTAGTGATTTACTGCGCTGTCAACAAACCGCCGCATGCTATTTTCCGAATGTAAATTATATTGGGATGCAGCAACTGCGGGAAAGTAATTTTGGCGATTTTGAAATGCATACATATGAGCAGTTAAAAGAGCAGTCTATTTATCGCGCTTGGATTGACGATCCTTATACAGTATCACCACCGAATGGCGAGTCATTTAAGGCATTTGAACAGCGTGTATTACAGGTATTTCAACAACTAGTCGTGCAACAAGGAGCTTATACGTTTGTTGTACACGGAGGCGTAATTCGGCTATTGCTCTCGCATTTTGGACAGCCGCAGCAATCGTTTCAAAATACGCTCGCTAAGCACCGGGTCCTTTATACATTGCACTGGGAACAGCTAGAACAATTTTTAGGAGGAACAGCATGTACGTTATTCTCGGAGGCGCCTATAACGGTAAACGAAACTATGTAG
- a CDS encoding MarR family winged helix-turn-helix transcriptional regulator produces MSENQCSKTLSEVDGIFTASEFPTNFAIISLARLHRATATDLLRKVGLFPGQEMMLMQLWKEDNQSQNALCKSLGINHSTVAKSVRRLEDVGLVTMKRSDLDKRVTLVSLTQAGMDIKEEVLNVWRTVEQVFTENLTEDEKTLFLDLMKKILNKG; encoded by the coding sequence ATGTCAGAAAACCAATGTTCTAAAACGCTATCTGAAGTTGATGGTATTTTCACTGCTTCAGAATTCCCTACTAATTTCGCAATCATCTCACTCGCTCGCCTCCATCGCGCAACAGCAACTGATCTATTACGAAAGGTTGGGTTATTTCCAGGACAAGAAATGATGCTAATGCAGCTTTGGAAAGAGGATAATCAATCACAAAATGCACTTTGTAAATCATTAGGGATTAATCATTCAACCGTTGCAAAGTCCGTACGACGATTAGAAGATGTTGGCCTTGTAACGATGAAACGTTCAGATTTGGATAAACGCGTAACACTCGTTTCCCTTACGCAAGCAGGTATGGATATAAAAGAGGAAGTTCTAAATGTTTGGAGAACGGTTGAACAAGTCTTCACTGAAAATCTTACAGAAGATGAAAAAACTTTATTTTTGGATTTAATGAAAAAGATTTTGAATAAAGGTTAA
- a CDS encoding bifunctional adenosylcobinamide kinase/adenosylcobinamide-phosphate guanylyltransferase: protein MIFITGGVRSGKSAFAERFVQRYGQDARYIYVATGVAFDREMEARIKRHQLDREQQGLHWLTVEMQVEIPAAMKQLNAQHVLLFECVTTWLANVLYHTETLDNREQRIADYILAFQEQLLAWQQQGVRVVIVSNEILDEPRSPFDEVELYRKLIGQFHQWIVTHCESAYEVQYQLVQQWK from the coding sequence ATGATTTTTATTACAGGTGGCGTAAGAAGTGGGAAGAGCGCCTTTGCAGAGCGGTTTGTTCAGCGATATGGACAGGACGCGCGGTATATTTATGTTGCAACAGGTGTCGCGTTTGACCGAGAAATGGAAGCGCGAATTAAACGGCATCAGCTAGACCGCGAACAGCAAGGGTTACACTGGCTAACTGTTGAAATGCAAGTGGAAATACCGGCTGCAATGAAGCAGCTTAATGCTCAGCATGTGCTATTATTTGAATGTGTCACAACATGGCTGGCCAATGTGTTGTATCATACAGAAACGCTTGATAATCGTGAGCAGCGGATTGCGGATTATATATTGGCCTTTCAAGAACAGCTACTTGCATGGCAACAGCAAGGAGTGCGGGTTGTCATTGTATCGAATGAAATATTGGATGAACCACGCTCACCATTTGATGAAGTGGAACTGTACCGAAAGCTGATCGGACAATTTCATCAATGGATTGTGACACATTGTGAATCAGCTTATGAAGTACAATACCAACTTGTACAACAATGGAAATAA
- a CDS encoding AAA family ATPase encodes MKETGTLYFFCGKMGAGKSTKSKQLAIEKHAVLLSEDEWLESLYPNQIISFEDYLKFSTRLKPLVKKHVQNILSVGTNVVMDFPGNTQKQRKWFLDIASGINANHQLIFLNLNNEQCLRQIAQRRKEQPERAAFDTEETFIHVTKFFEAPEASEGLNILELS; translated from the coding sequence ATGAAAGAAACGGGAACCCTATACTTTTTCTGCGGAAAAATGGGTGCAGGAAAATCAACTAAATCAAAACAATTGGCTATAGAAAAACATGCAGTACTATTATCTGAGGATGAATGGCTGGAATCACTTTATCCTAATCAGATTATATCATTTGAGGATTATCTAAAATTCTCAACGCGACTCAAGCCGCTGGTGAAAAAGCATGTCCAAAATATATTAAGTGTTGGTACAAATGTAGTGATGGATTTTCCCGGGAACACTCAAAAGCAACGCAAATGGTTTTTGGATATAGCGTCAGGGATCAATGCAAACCACCAACTCATTTTCCTTAATTTAAATAATGAGCAATGCTTACGTCAAATTGCACAAAGGCGTAAGGAACAACCCGAAAGAGCAGCTTTTGACACGGAAGAGACGTTTATTCATGTTACTAAATTTTTTGAAGCACCAGAAGCATCAGAGGGTTTAAATATTTTAGAGTTAAGTTGA